One window of the uncultured Paludibaculum sp. genome contains the following:
- a CDS encoding DUF3341 domain-containing protein: MATNLLARLNLPGFESESKKVKHYGVVANFDTPEDLLRAVRTARTAGFSKMEAYTPFPIHGIDEALGAPRSPLGKIVICCGLTGLASAVLLQWWTGAVDYPLSVAGKPLFALEPSVPIMFELSVLLSAFGAVLGMLHLNRLPTYYHAFFNYSKAAGATNDRFLLAVEVEDPKFIAEEVKTFLDSCGSRHTELVEA; this comes from the coding sequence ATGGCCACCAATCTTCTCGCCCGGCTGAATCTGCCCGGCTTCGAGAGTGAATCGAAGAAGGTGAAGCACTACGGTGTCGTCGCCAACTTCGACACGCCGGAGGATCTGCTGCGGGCTGTGCGGACCGCGCGTACGGCGGGCTTCTCGAAAATGGAAGCCTACACGCCATTCCCGATTCACGGCATCGACGAGGCCCTGGGCGCGCCCCGCTCGCCTCTGGGCAAGATCGTTATCTGCTGTGGTCTCACCGGCCTCGCTTCGGCCGTCCTGCTGCAATGGTGGACGGGTGCGGTGGACTACCCGCTCTCGGTCGCGGGCAAGCCGCTGTTCGCGCTGGAGCCTTCGGTCCCGATCATGTTTGAGCTCAGCGTGCTGCTTAGCGCGTTTGGCGCGGTGTTGGGGATGCTCCACCTGAACCGGCTGCCCACCTACTACCACGCTTTCTTCAACTACTCCAAAGCCGCAGGCGCCACCAACGACCGGTTCCTGCTGGCCGTGGAAGTAGAAGATCCCAAGTTCATCGCCGAGGAGGTCAAGACCTTCCTGGATTCGTGCGGCAGCCGCCACACGGAGCTGGTGGAGGCCTGA
- a CDS encoding cytochrome c produces MQTRRITQLLLVVAASSLLGACSNFPSRQPPIWVFPDMKRQDKYKPQMHSDFFADGRASRRPVAGTLSQEMYRADESLATGVAAGNTYLARNPLPLTKENLLHGQVKFNTYCSPCHDRTGSGRGVVPSKATWVPGNLHDDRIVNMVDGEIYHVLSNGRRSMPGYRFQISEQDRWAIVAYVRALQRSWRGTMTDVPADSQAKVR; encoded by the coding sequence ATGCAGACTCGACGCATCACACAGTTGCTGCTCGTCGTCGCAGCCAGCTCGCTGCTGGGCGCCTGCTCCAACTTCCCGTCTCGTCAGCCGCCCATCTGGGTGTTCCCGGACATGAAGCGGCAGGACAAGTACAAGCCCCAGATGCACTCCGATTTCTTCGCCGACGGCCGCGCCAGCCGCCGTCCGGTGGCGGGCACGCTCTCACAGGAGATGTACCGCGCCGATGAGTCGCTGGCCACCGGTGTCGCTGCCGGCAACACCTATCTGGCGCGTAATCCGCTGCCGCTGACCAAGGAGAATCTCCTCCACGGCCAGGTGAAGTTCAACACCTACTGTTCGCCGTGCCACGACCGCACCGGCTCCGGCCGCGGCGTGGTCCCGAGCAAGGCCACATGGGTGCCGGGCAATCTGCACGACGACCGTATCGTCAACATGGTGGACGGCGAAATCTATCACGTGCTGTCGAATGGCCGCCGTTCCATGCCGGGTTACCGGTTCCAGATCTCTGAACAGGACCGCTGGGCTATCGTCGCCTATGTGCGGGCGCTGCAGCGCTCATGGCGCGGCACCATGACCGATGTTCCGGCCGATTCCCAGGCCAAGGTGAGGTAA
- a CDS encoding SCO family protein, protein MLTLKSAHNERMRRNGALALRRLRRLAAVPAVVLMLSGASGLLAQSEDEKTPRDLSGVDVTEHLGNKIDLNLQFVGEDGYPHALKEYFGTGKPVVLNLVYYSCPMLCNLVMNGEAQAFRKLKWTIGNEFDVVTISIDPTENYDLARKKKAAYLASYERETSGWHFLTDYQGNVATLAKQMGFGYRRDPRTGQYAHAAAIFVLSPEGMISRYLYGVNFKPFDIQMALTEAASERFGVSQRILLYCFHYDPASRGYVLFASNVMRGSGVLALLIIGFVLFRLWRRERRNGFHPRPMVTVK, encoded by the coding sequence ATGCTCACTCTGAAATCGGCACACAACGAAAGGATGCGGCGCAACGGCGCGCTGGCGCTCAGGCGCCTCCGCCGCCTGGCCGCTGTTCCGGCCGTCGTGCTGATGCTATCGGGTGCCTCCGGTCTGCTGGCCCAGTCAGAAGACGAGAAGACGCCCAGGGACCTCTCCGGCGTGGACGTCACAGAGCACCTTGGAAACAAGATCGACCTGAACCTGCAGTTCGTGGGTGAGGATGGCTACCCGCACGCCCTGAAAGAGTATTTCGGCACGGGCAAACCGGTGGTGCTGAACCTCGTTTACTACTCCTGCCCGATGCTGTGCAACCTCGTCATGAACGGTGAGGCGCAGGCTTTCCGAAAGCTGAAGTGGACCATCGGAAATGAGTTCGATGTAGTGACCATCTCCATCGACCCGACGGAAAACTACGACCTGGCCCGGAAGAAGAAGGCAGCCTACCTGGCATCCTATGAACGCGAAACCAGTGGCTGGCACTTCCTCACCGACTACCAGGGTAATGTGGCGACGCTGGCGAAACAGATGGGCTTCGGCTATCGCCGCGACCCGCGCACGGGCCAGTATGCCCACGCCGCCGCCATCTTCGTCCTCTCGCCCGAAGGCATGATCAGCCGTTATCTCTACGGCGTCAACTTCAAGCCCTTCGACATTCAGATGGCGTTGACCGAGGCGGCCAGCGAGCGGTTCGGTGTCAGCCAGCGGATCCTACTCTACTGCTTCCACTACGATCCGGCCTCGCGCGGCTATGTGCTTTTCGCGAGCAATGTGATGCGCGGCAGCGGCGTCCTGGCCCTGCTGATCATCGGTTTCGTTCTATTCCGATTGTGGCGACGTGAACGCCGGAACGGCTTCCACCCCCGGCCTATGGTGACTGTGAAATGA
- the coxB gene encoding cytochrome c oxidase subunit II encodes MNWFQNWMLPKAAATHAGDVDGLYMFIVYLTIFFFFFNGALIFYAVRKWRRRSSKEVTPHITHDTKLELIWSIIPLIVVMGIFFWGFKGYVKAWVPPNDAMEIVVTAKKWVWQFEYPDGTRTLNDLHVPLNKPVKLVMHSEDVIHSFFVPTFRLKRDVIPGRYTELWFTPTEPGIQQVFCAEYCGKGHSDMLARIFVDTPEQYETFLREGDEQVRKMPLKDLGKLVYENKGCATCHSLDGTRGQGPSWKGIWGETKNGADGKPYTVDANYVRQSVLQPQAVVVQGFEPIMPTFQGLLREREILGVIEFIKSVK; translated from the coding sequence ATGAATTGGTTCCAGAACTGGATGCTGCCCAAAGCGGCGGCCACACATGCCGGTGACGTCGATGGACTCTACATGTTCATCGTCTACCTCACCATCTTCTTCTTCTTCTTCAACGGAGCGTTGATCTTCTACGCCGTCCGGAAATGGCGGCGCCGCTCGTCGAAGGAGGTGACGCCGCACATTACCCACGACACCAAACTGGAGCTCATCTGGAGCATCATCCCGTTGATCGTCGTCATGGGCATTTTCTTCTGGGGCTTCAAGGGCTACGTCAAAGCCTGGGTGCCGCCGAACGACGCCATGGAGATCGTCGTCACCGCCAAGAAATGGGTGTGGCAGTTCGAGTATCCCGACGGAACGCGCACATTGAACGACCTCCACGTGCCGCTGAACAAGCCGGTGAAGCTGGTGATGCATTCGGAAGACGTGATCCACAGCTTCTTCGTGCCCACCTTCCGGCTGAAGCGCGACGTGATCCCGGGCCGCTACACGGAACTCTGGTTCACCCCGACTGAGCCGGGTATCCAGCAGGTATTCTGCGCGGAATACTGCGGCAAGGGCCACAGTGACATGCTGGCTCGCATCTTCGTGGACACGCCCGAGCAGTATGAGACGTTCCTGCGAGAAGGTGACGAACAGGTCCGCAAGATGCCGCTGAAGGATCTCGGCAAGCTGGTATACGAGAACAAGGGCTGCGCGACGTGCCACTCGCTGGACGGCACCCGCGGCCAGGGCCCCTCCTGGAAGGGAATCTGGGGCGAAACCAAGAATGGCGCGGACGGCAAGCCATACACCGTGGATGCCAACTACGTTCGCCAGTCGGTGCTGCAGCCGCAGGCTGTGGTGGTACAGGGATTCGAGCCGATCATGCCGACGTTCCAGGGCCTCCTGCGCGAGCGCGAGATTCTGGGCGTGATCGAGTTCATCAAGTCGGTGAAGTAA
- the ctaD gene encoding cytochrome c oxidase subunit I codes for MADTLTTHGNGHAAHHGDYLDDPAGLKSWLTTVDHKRIGLMYMWSVLFFFLVGGIFALLVRIELLTPKQTIMTAEMYNRVFTLHGAIMTFMVIIPAIPAALGNFALPLLLGAKDVAFPKLNLASLYVYWTGAAMAVTTLALGGVDTGWTFYTPYSSTTGGGVTLMVLAAFVLGFSSIFTGVNFIATIHKLRAPGMGWFEMPLFCWGMYSTALIQILATPVLAITLLLLCMERVLSIGIFDPQLGGDPVLFQHFFWFYSHPAVYIMILPAFAVISEVIPTFSKKTIFGYKAIAFSSVAIALLGFLVWAHHMFTAGMSLFAGAIFSFITFFIAVPSAIKVFNWIATMWRGSISLEAPMLYAISFLLIFTIGGLTGLFLAALSTDVHLHDTYFVVSHFHYVMAGSNLTAFIGGMHYWWPKMYGRMYNKRLAAIGAALVFIGFNATFLPQFVLGSRGMPRRYYNYLPEFQTLHVASTIGSWILAAGLFLTGAYLLASLRQPKRMVANPWGGRTLEWETDSPPTTHNFEGQPVLQHGPYDYRANPALVGVEEHTH; via the coding sequence ATGGCAGATACTTTAACGACCCACGGCAACGGTCACGCCGCTCACCACGGCGATTACCTGGACGATCCGGCCGGTCTCAAAAGCTGGCTGACAACGGTGGACCACAAGCGCATCGGGCTGATGTACATGTGGTCTGTCCTCTTCTTCTTCCTTGTCGGCGGCATCTTCGCTTTGCTGGTCCGCATTGAGCTGCTCACCCCGAAGCAGACGATCATGACCGCCGAGATGTACAACCGGGTGTTCACCCTCCATGGCGCCATCATGACGTTCATGGTGATCATCCCGGCCATCCCCGCCGCGCTGGGCAACTTCGCGCTGCCGCTGCTGCTGGGTGCCAAGGACGTGGCCTTCCCCAAACTGAACCTCGCCAGCCTCTACGTGTACTGGACAGGCGCTGCGATGGCCGTCACCACGCTGGCCCTGGGCGGCGTCGATACCGGCTGGACCTTCTACACGCCTTACTCCAGCACCACCGGCGGCGGCGTCACTTTGATGGTTCTCGCCGCGTTCGTGCTGGGTTTCAGTTCCATCTTCACCGGCGTCAACTTCATCGCCACCATTCACAAGCTGCGCGCCCCCGGCATGGGCTGGTTTGAGATGCCTCTCTTCTGCTGGGGCATGTATTCCACCGCGCTAATCCAGATCCTGGCCACACCGGTGCTTGCCATCACGCTGCTGTTGCTCTGCATGGAGCGCGTGCTCAGCATCGGTATCTTCGATCCGCAACTTGGCGGCGATCCGGTGCTGTTCCAGCACTTCTTCTGGTTCTACTCGCACCCGGCCGTCTACATCATGATTCTGCCGGCTTTTGCCGTTATCTCCGAGGTGATCCCCACCTTCTCGAAGAAGACGATCTTCGGCTACAAGGCCATCGCCTTCTCCTCGGTAGCCATCGCGCTACTCGGCTTCCTGGTCTGGGCGCATCACATGTTCACGGCCGGCATGAGCCTGTTTGCCGGCGCGATCTTCAGCTTCATCACCTTCTTCATCGCCGTACCTTCGGCCATCAAGGTGTTCAACTGGATCGCCACCATGTGGCGCGGGTCCATCTCACTGGAAGCGCCGATGCTCTATGCCATCAGCTTCCTGCTTATCTTCACAATCGGCGGGTTGACCGGCCTGTTTCTGGCTGCGCTCTCCACCGACGTCCACCTGCACGACACTTACTTCGTGGTGTCGCACTTCCACTACGTGATGGCCGGATCCAACTTGACGGCCTTCATCGGTGGCATGCACTACTGGTGGCCCAAGATGTACGGCCGCATGTACAACAAGCGCCTGGCCGCCATCGGCGCCGCGCTGGTATTCATCGGATTCAATGCCACCTTCCTGCCCCAGTTTGTGTTAGGCAGCCGCGGCATGCCACGCCGCTACTACAACTACCTGCCCGAGTTCCAGACTCTCCACGTGGCCTCCACCATCGGCAGTTGGATTCTCGCCGCCGGCCTGTTCCTCACAGGCGCTTACCTCCTGGCCTCCCTTCGCCAGCCTAAGCGGATGGTGGCGAACCCCTGGGGTGGCCGCACGTTGGAGTGGGAGACTGACTCCCCGCCCACCACTCACAACTTTGAGGGCCAACCGGTGCTGCAGCACGGCCCGTACGACTATCGTGCCAACCCCGCGCTTGTAGGCGTCGAGGAACACACACACTAG
- a CDS encoding cytochrome c oxidase subunit 3 family protein — translation MSTATHPHGAEQEHSPFLQHHFRDMEQQFNTAKIGMWLFLVTEILMFGGLFIGYGIMHAKHPEAFLAAHHHLDKTMGAINTIVLLVSSFTMVMAVWAAQTSRKGLVILFLVITLLCAATFMGIKYTEYAHKFHEGLLPGKYYTHEGDTVPGQFLFFSFYFLMTGLHGIHVLLGMVVISWLIFRAIRGDFSSSYYSPVDITGLYWHLVDLIWIYLFPLMYLIS, via the coding sequence ATGAGTACCGCGACACATCCGCACGGCGCCGAACAGGAGCACTCGCCGTTCCTCCAGCACCATTTCCGCGACATGGAGCAGCAGTTCAATACCGCCAAAATCGGTATGTGGCTGTTCCTCGTGACGGAAATCCTGATGTTCGGCGGCCTCTTCATCGGCTACGGCATCATGCATGCCAAGCACCCTGAGGCCTTCCTGGCGGCCCACCATCACCTGGACAAGACCATGGGCGCCATTAACACCATCGTGCTGCTGGTCTCCAGTTTCACCATGGTCATGGCCGTTTGGGCCGCTCAGACGTCGCGCAAGGGGCTGGTGATTCTCTTCCTGGTAATCACGCTGCTGTGCGCCGCGACCTTCATGGGTATCAAGTACACGGAGTATGCCCACAAGTTCCACGAGGGGCTACTGCCGGGTAAGTACTACACGCATGAAGGCGACACCGTTCCCGGACAGTTTCTGTTCTTCAGCTTCTATTTCCTGATGACCGGTCTGCACGGCATCCACGTACTGCTGGGCATGGTGGTCATCAGTTGGCTGATATTCCGGGCCATCCGCGGCGACTTCTCATCGTCCTACTATTCGCCGGTCGACATCACCGGACTGTATTGGCACTTGGTCGATCTCATCTGGATCTACCTCTTCCCGCTCATGTATCTGATTTCCTAG
- a CDS encoding cytochrome C oxidase subunit IV family protein, giving the protein MSQSQAHAEHITGPKTYGAILLALMVLTIVTVQASYIDFGSMNTVVALVIATVKGSLVALFFMHLRHDKFNAVIFVGGLLFLSIFLIWTLFDLSTRETILPSNLKAPIAEFPGAPLNKPVRPSTGQPAGVPAP; this is encoded by the coding sequence ATGTCCCAATCTCAAGCCCACGCTGAACACATCACCGGCCCGAAGACCTACGGCGCCATCCTGCTAGCCCTGATGGTGCTCACCATTGTCACCGTGCAAGCGTCCTACATCGACTTCGGCTCGATGAACACCGTCGTCGCCCTGGTTATCGCCACGGTGAAGGGCTCGCTCGTGGCGCTCTTCTTCATGCACCTGCGCCATGACAAGTTCAATGCCGTCATTTTCGTCGGCGGCCTGCTGTTCCTGTCGATCTTTCTGATCTGGACGCTCTTCGACCTCAGCACCCGCGAGACGATCCTGCCGTCCAACCTCAAGGCTCCCATCGCGGAGTTCCCCGGCGCGCCGCTGAACAAGCCCGTGCGGCCGTCCACCGGCCAGCCGGCCGGCGTGCCTGCACCATAG
- a CDS encoding P1 family peptidase produces the protein MRLLTVFLCIGVALGQTPRPRAREAGVVTGRLPTGRWNAITDVAGVRVGHSTLIRGGNIRTGVTAIVPHTGNLFREKVPAAVFVGNGFGKLMGSTQVEELGELETPVLLTATLNVPRVADALLEYMLALPGNEDVRSINAVVGETNDGYLNDIRSRSVGRSEVFAALQAAHDGAVEEGAVGAGTGTVAFGYKGGIGTSSRLAGGHTVGVLVQSNYGGDLMIVGIPVGRELRKAGQGSKDGSCMVVIATDAPVDARNLKRMAARAMLGLGRTGSSGSNGSGDYAIAFSTHRGGGPLVANDNMTPLFEGVIEATEEAVNNSLFRAETTTSNGHTVEALPLERVLAILKSHGVLSK, from the coding sequence ATGCGGCTATTGACAGTCTTCCTGTGTATAGGCGTGGCGTTGGGGCAGACGCCCCGGCCAAGGGCGCGTGAGGCGGGCGTCGTCACAGGCCGGCTGCCGACAGGCCGCTGGAATGCGATTACGGATGTGGCCGGAGTCCGCGTGGGCCACTCGACACTGATCCGTGGCGGCAACATCCGCACCGGCGTGACGGCGATTGTGCCGCACACGGGCAACCTCTTTCGCGAGAAGGTTCCGGCGGCGGTCTTCGTCGGCAACGGCTTTGGCAAGTTGATGGGCTCCACGCAAGTGGAGGAGTTGGGCGAACTGGAGACGCCTGTCCTGCTCACGGCGACGCTGAATGTGCCGCGTGTGGCCGATGCTCTGCTGGAGTACATGCTTGCGCTGCCAGGCAATGAAGACGTACGCAGCATCAACGCCGTGGTGGGTGAGACGAACGATGGGTATCTGAACGACATCCGCAGCCGGTCTGTTGGGCGGAGCGAGGTGTTTGCCGCGCTGCAAGCGGCGCATGACGGTGCGGTGGAAGAAGGTGCGGTGGGGGCCGGCACGGGCACTGTGGCGTTCGGCTACAAGGGCGGCATCGGCACATCCTCACGGTTGGCGGGCGGCCACACCGTGGGAGTGCTGGTGCAGTCGAACTATGGCGGCGACCTGATGATCGTGGGCATCCCGGTGGGCCGCGAGTTGCGCAAGGCGGGCCAGGGCTCGAAAGACGGCAGTTGCATGGTGGTGATCGCCACGGATGCCCCGGTGGATGCCCGAAACCTGAAGCGCATGGCGGCCCGGGCGATGTTGGGTTTGGGGCGGACGGGTTCGTCAGGGTCGAATGGCAGCGGCGACTATGCCATCGCGTTCTCCACGCATCGCGGCGGAGGACCGCTGGTCGCCAACGACAACATGACTCCGCTGTTCGAAGGCGTGATCGAGGCGACGGAGGAGGCTGTGAACAACTCGCTCTTCAGGGCTGAGACCACCACCTCGAACGGGCACACGGTGGAGGCATTGCCCTTGGAACGCGTGCTCGCCATTCTGAAGTCCCACGGAGTGCTGAGCAAATAG
- a CDS encoding cold-shock protein codes for MKEKGVVKWFNAAKGYGFIQRHTGEDVFVHYSAIQMSGYRTLDEGLEVEFELKTGPKGLQAENVTRA; via the coding sequence GTGAAGGAAAAAGGTGTCGTGAAATGGTTTAATGCCGCTAAGGGCTACGGCTTTATTCAGCGGCATACGGGGGAAGATGTGTTCGTGCACTACAGCGCCATTCAGATGTCTGGCTACAGGACACTGGACGAGGGGCTGGAAGTAGAGTTCGAACTCAAAACCGGACCGAAAGGCCTGCAAGCTGAAAACGTTACCCGAGCATAG
- a CDS encoding carboxyl transferase domain-containing protein encodes MRLLLRQLRELEECLQQGGGKAKADRQHRDGKLTARERVARLVDPSSPLLEIGLLVAYDSHEGKAPAAGVITLLARVEGRPVVIVANDATVKAGAWWPETITKILRAQEIAMRNRLPIVYLVDSAGVNLPLQDGIFPGQYGAARIFYYNSLMRRRLRIPQIAAVMGPCIAGGAYLPALSDVIFMVERTSFMGLGGPNLVKGATGQVTDSESLGGARLHTTISGVAHHMAADDPDCLRQIRAHIANLPPAPARPAGSTAAKPSDDLYDILPDDHRQAYDIMEIVDRLLDASPRTEFQPDFAPEMYCLEGKLHGRAIGLIGNRRGFLKSGAGPRIGGIVYTETARKVSYFVEYAERRDLPLLYLQDVSGFMVGPDAEASGIIRAGAEMVESMACATVPKIILTLNHASGAGYYAMAGQGFDPNFTFAWPTARIGVMEGDSAVQAVHGVELDKLKAAHQPVPPELQQRIDTTRADYENWLDARHAAARGHVDAILDPLETRLLLAFAFECACASGHRGHTALEVLGS; translated from the coding sequence ATGCGGCTGCTGCTGCGTCAACTGCGCGAGCTCGAAGAATGCCTGCAACAGGGCGGTGGAAAGGCCAAGGCCGATCGCCAGCACCGCGACGGGAAGCTCACGGCCCGCGAGCGCGTTGCGCGACTGGTCGATCCCTCCTCTCCCTTGTTGGAAATAGGCCTCTTGGTCGCCTATGACAGCCACGAAGGCAAGGCTCCGGCAGCGGGCGTCATTACCCTCCTGGCCCGCGTCGAAGGACGTCCTGTCGTCATCGTCGCCAACGACGCTACGGTCAAGGCCGGCGCCTGGTGGCCGGAGACCATCACCAAGATCCTGCGCGCCCAGGAAATCGCCATGCGCAACCGGCTGCCCATCGTCTATCTGGTCGACTCCGCCGGCGTGAATTTACCGTTACAGGACGGGATATTTCCAGGGCAATACGGTGCAGCCCGTATTTTTTATTACAACTCGTTGATGCGCCGCCGGCTTCGAATTCCACAAATCGCCGCCGTCATGGGCCCCTGCATTGCCGGTGGCGCCTATCTTCCGGCGCTCAGCGACGTGATCTTCATGGTGGAACGCACCAGCTTCATGGGCCTGGGTGGCCCCAACCTCGTTAAGGGCGCCACCGGACAGGTCACCGATAGTGAATCCCTGGGGGGCGCCCGGCTGCACACCACCATCAGCGGAGTGGCGCACCACATGGCTGCCGACGATCCCGACTGTCTTCGCCAGATCCGCGCCCACATCGCCAACTTACCCCCGGCGCCGGCCCGGCCTGCGGGATCCACCGCCGCCAAGCCGTCCGACGATCTCTACGACATTCTGCCCGACGACCACCGCCAGGCCTACGACATCATGGAGATTGTCGACCGCCTTCTCGACGCTTCGCCCCGCACCGAATTCCAGCCGGACTTCGCGCCGGAGATGTACTGTTTGGAAGGGAAATTGCACGGCCGCGCCATCGGCCTCATCGGCAATCGCCGCGGCTTCCTCAAGTCCGGAGCCGGGCCGCGTATCGGCGGCATCGTCTACACCGAGACCGCCCGCAAGGTTTCCTACTTCGTCGAATACGCCGAGCGCCGCGACCTGCCCCTGCTCTACCTTCAGGACGTTTCCGGCTTCATGGTGGGCCCCGACGCCGAGGCCTCCGGCATCATCCGCGCCGGTGCTGAAATGGTGGAATCCATGGCCTGCGCCACCGTACCCAAGATCATTCTGACCCTTAACCACGCATCCGGTGCCGGCTACTACGCCATGGCCGGCCAGGGCTTCGATCCCAACTTCACCTTCGCCTGGCCCACGGCCCGTATCGGTGTCATGGAAGGCGATTCCGCAGTGCAGGCGGTTCATGGCGTGGAACTGGACAAACTCAAGGCGGCGCACCAGCCCGTGCCCCCCGAACTCCAGCAACGCATCGACACGACCCGCGCCGATTACGAGAACTGGCTGGATGCCCGGCATGCCGCCGCCCGCGGTCATGTCGACGCCATTCTCGATCCTCTGGAAACTCGCCTTCTTCTTGCCTTCGCCTTCGAATGCGCCTGCGCCTCGGGCCATCGTGGCCACACCGCGCTGGAGGTTCTCGGGTCATGA
- a CDS encoding acyclic terpene utilization AtuA family protein, which translates to MIRIANGQGFWGDWLEAPARLVEQGPIDYLTLDYLAEVTMSILQKQKQADPNLGYARDFPPLMARLASPLKQRNIRVIANAGGVNPQACAAQVRALAPELKVAIVTGDDIYPRLDDLLARGIELRNMDTGAPLSQVRFAVTSANVYLGAFPIAKALSTGADVIITGRCADAALALAPMIHQFCWRPTEFDLLAAGTIAGHIVECGSQCTGGNSQVDWQTMADPANIGYPIIEASPDGECIITKHPDTGGAVNRHTVIEQMLYEIGDPRAYFTPDCIADFTSVRVDDEGPDRVRISRATGAPAPPHLKASISYRAGWKAQGSLVYCWPSALEKAYAADRIVRQRLAQLGLEFDEVYSEFVGFNACHGPAAPPIPDPPEVMLRIGARGASKQSLERFTRELIPLVLSGPPAATGYGDGRPDVREVIAYWPALLPREEITPQIEVLS; encoded by the coding sequence ATGATCCGCATCGCCAATGGACAGGGCTTCTGGGGCGACTGGCTGGAGGCGCCGGCGCGGCTGGTCGAGCAAGGCCCCATCGACTACCTCACGCTCGACTATCTCGCCGAAGTCACCATGTCGATCCTGCAGAAACAGAAGCAGGCCGACCCGAATCTCGGCTACGCCCGCGACTTCCCGCCGCTCATGGCCCGCCTGGCCTCGCCTCTCAAGCAGCGCAATATTCGCGTGATCGCCAACGCGGGCGGCGTCAATCCGCAGGCCTGCGCGGCTCAGGTCCGCGCTCTCGCCCCTGAGCTGAAAGTCGCCATCGTCACCGGTGACGACATCTATCCCCGCCTGGACGACCTGCTCGCCCGCGGCATCGAGTTGCGCAACATGGACACCGGGGCACCGCTCTCTCAGGTTCGTTTCGCCGTCACCAGCGCCAACGTCTATCTCGGGGCCTTCCCCATCGCCAAGGCGCTGTCCACCGGTGCCGACGTCATCATCACCGGACGCTGCGCCGACGCTGCCCTGGCGCTGGCGCCGATGATCCACCAGTTCTGCTGGCGCCCCACCGAATTCGATCTGCTCGCCGCCGGAACCATAGCCGGTCACATTGTCGAATGCGGTTCGCAGTGCACGGGCGGCAATTCGCAAGTGGATTGGCAGACCATGGCCGATCCGGCCAACATCGGCTACCCGATCATTGAAGCCTCGCCCGATGGTGAATGCATCATCACGAAACATCCGGATACCGGAGGCGCCGTCAATCGCCACACCGTCATCGAGCAGATGCTCTATGAGATCGGCGATCCGCGTGCGTACTTCACGCCCGACTGCATCGCCGACTTCACCTCCGTTCGCGTCGACGACGAAGGGCCGGATCGTGTTCGCATCAGCCGAGCCACCGGAGCGCCCGCGCCGCCACACCTCAAGGCCTCCATCAGCTACCGCGCCGGCTGGAAGGCCCAGGGTTCCCTTGTTTACTGTTGGCCCTCCGCACTCGAAAAGGCCTACGCGGCCGACCGCATCGTGCGCCAGCGCCTCGCCCAACTGGGCCTCGAGTTCGACGAAGTGTATAGCGAGTTCGTGGGCTTCAACGCCTGCCATGGCCCCGCCGCGCCACCCATTCCCGATCCGCCGGAAGTCATGCTGCGCATCGGCGCGCGCGGTGCATCGAAACAGTCGCTCGAGCGCTTTACGCGCGAGCTCATTCCGCTGGTGCTCAGTGGCCCGCCCGCCGCCACCGGCTACGGCGACGGCCGGCCCGATGTACGCGAAGTCATCGCCTACTGGCCGGCGCTGCTGCCGCGCGAGGAGATCACGCCGCAAATCGAGGTGCTGTCGTGA